A genomic window from Acinetobacter lwoffii includes:
- a CDS encoding C40 family peptidase: MKLTTKLKKAIQAHAAEVYPDECCGVIVDKNYIPCRNISDNKDQFEIHHEDLARAEDLGEIQAYVHSHPNASARASEIDLIQIELHEKPWVICAYPDIEFQVYDPCGYKAPLVGRNYIHGIQDCFAIVRDFYKRELDIYIPDYERQDLWWESKDSPSLYLDNFQKEGFIEVDQPQYGDVLLCRVGRTEHVNHALIWLGDNGMLKSEKTEPCIGSALILHHPYGRKSVREIFGPQWQERVAKVVRYAQNN; this comes from the coding sequence ATGAAACTAACCACAAAACTTAAAAAAGCAATTCAGGCACATGCTGCTGAAGTTTACCCAGATGAATGCTGCGGTGTGATTGTAGATAAAAATTACATCCCGTGCCGCAATATTTCAGACAATAAAGATCAGTTTGAAATTCATCACGAGGATTTAGCCAGAGCTGAAGATCTGGGCGAGATTCAAGCCTATGTGCATTCACACCCCAATGCTTCTGCACGCGCATCTGAAATTGATTTAATTCAAATTGAGCTGCATGAAAAGCCATGGGTCATCTGTGCTTATCCTGATATTGAATTTCAGGTCTATGATCCATGCGGCTACAAAGCGCCTTTAGTCGGCCGCAACTACATTCACGGCATTCAAGACTGCTTTGCCATTGTTCGTGATTTCTACAAACGCGAGTTGGATATTTATATTCCAGACTATGAGCGTCAAGACTTGTGGTGGGAGTCTAAGGACAGCCCATCTCTCTATCTGGATAATTTCCAAAAGGAGGGCTTTATTGAGGTAGATCAGCCGCAGTATGGTGATGTCTTGTTGTGTCGAGTCGGACGCACTGAGCATGTGAATCATGCGCTGATCTGGTTGGGTGATAATGGCATGCTGAAATCCGAAAAAACAGAGCCTTGCATTGGTTCGGCTTTGATTCTACATCACCCGTATGGCCGTAAATCTGTGCGTGAAATCTTTGGTCCACAGTGGCAAGAACGAGTAGCAAAGGTGGTTCGATATGCTCAAAACAATTAA
- a CDS encoding tail assembly protein, with amino-acid sequence MLKTIKLYGILAKRFGKEFRLDVENTREAMRALSVQVPGFEYFMLHAHEQGLEFAVFQDKQNISETELDMSTSAKVIKVVPKVKGAGGVVQTIVGAVLVVAGIVVGATLGWTGVAGAAAVGLIGAGAGMMVGGIAMMLMPKIENQDQNQDGNKANKGFGGAVTTIAQGNPVPVLYGQREVGGFIASAGQYPEDLM; translated from the coding sequence ATGCTCAAAACAATTAAGTTGTACGGCATTCTAGCCAAGCGTTTCGGTAAAGAATTTCGGCTCGATGTGGAAAATACCCGTGAAGCGATGAGAGCTTTATCAGTTCAGGTGCCGGGCTTTGAGTACTTCATGCTGCATGCGCATGAACAAGGTTTAGAGTTTGCGGTTTTTCAGGATAAGCAAAATATCTCTGAAACCGAACTCGACATGAGCACCAGTGCTAAAGTGATTAAGGTTGTTCCGAAAGTAAAAGGTGCGGGTGGTGTGGTTCAAACCATTGTTGGTGCTGTATTGGTTGTAGCGGGTATTGTTGTTGGTGCAACACTTGGCTGGACAGGTGTGGCGGGTGCAGCTGCAGTTGGCTTAATTGGTGCTGGTGCCGGCATGATGGTCGGTGGTATTGCAATGATGCTAATGCCTAAGATTGAAAACCAAGACCAAAACCAAGACGGAAACAAGGCCAATAAAGGCTTTGGTGGTGCGGTTACAACCATTGCACAAGGCAATCCAGTGCCAGTGCTTTATGGTCAGCGCGAAGTTGGTGGATTTATCGCAAGTGCCGGACAGTATCCCGAAGACTTGATGTAA
- a CDS encoding host specificity protein J, translating into MNAVIKGAKAGEGKARKAVIAPDSAQSKTYIKILYGLSEGEVEGLANGLQSVYLEETPLQNPAGGWNFEDVQADFRHGTNDQAHIEGFPDISSETAINVELKSDTPWVRSLTNTDLDAIRLRFKWGPLRQQNADNGDVKGIVIQYAIDLQTDGGTWTEVLNTQIADKTSANYERSHRIDLPKADTGWTVRVRRITPNSTSEYISDKMYVDALTEVIDLKLSYPNTALLGLQYDAETFSNVAKVAVDLKGIKLQVPSNYDPVARTYAGMWDGTFKRAYTNNPAWIYYDICTAKRYALGDRLTSTMLDKWSLYRLAQYCDQMVDDGKGGKEPRFTCNVYLQSTEDAYTILSKLAGVFRAISYWDGNSIVCDADIPQDTYFTYTRANVIDGNFEYVGSRAKDRHTVAKVAWDNPANHYKTEYVYVRDEKAIASPLGVRIVEIDAWGCTSEGQAQRAGLWALKSEQLETRTVSFKVGLDGYIPQPGKVIEIADELFAGRANGGRISAVSADRKIITLDRDDVVCRAGDRLVVNGENGKAQARIVSSVSGRNITVTVAFDSVAAENVWVVDAQDLKTMKFRVMSITQDDKHQFSITGLQYESAKYNAIDFGAFIDERPISIINPTIQAPVESVSITSETMVQQGLSIETMAISWPQAQGATKYQVEWRKDDGTWIKLPITGSNSIEVQGIYAGNYEARVTAISAFDIASLPTYSILTALTGKQGLPPALANIAATGILFGYRLDWNFPAVGALDTAYTEIEISSTANGANAATLGLFAYPTTVHEIQGMQPNLTRWFRGRLIDRIGNIGPWSARVSATTSADASAVLDILSRKITETQLHQDLQTKIDKIDTIAGLDGDIGNLIDNITAVQTQADQLNTALNQETRQRISAVQDLDDGLTQEIEDRQTGDTANLNALNNYKSSNDQALANVQQQVNTAVTATSANTQAVQALDSRVTTAEGNANTAKTNAATALTKAETATTQAGSAASLASQASAIANQAADTADTANQTAATALSTANVAATQSGANATRLDAITLELGDKATTGALSQTNAKVAEHEGKISANTTKIDGVYAQVNPKLIGSTEDLIGSTEGFAGVWSIQSALIEGDMAQAQRTDQVLATISGNDALYKQQIKANADAVSANVKATTTLQSTVGQNTASIQEVSQSVNGLYAQKYIKLDVNGKVAGWGGANDGKESNFILNFDSFAIGSGNSTGYYPFIFRNTPFTDPVTGTVFPVSAYLKSAMMDYQSVKTSHIEDLAVKTAKIDDLAVTTAKIGDLQVDTLKIKDNAVTVPVGILMPRRTASPTNSTASSSQEANIDAVAAAIGDLASISVTRSGGKVRVDAGVVVSDIRVGAYPANNNDGDFIYLSLVLLRNGEVVARYKFTEAAIALSTKTFDGSYVMPPYIDSAGTGLTTYTLRIGFAIEKVGAVANVLTPPVSRTSYIQSASLALLELKK; encoded by the coding sequence ATGAATGCAGTAATTAAAGGCGCAAAAGCAGGTGAGGGTAAGGCAAGAAAAGCGGTCATTGCACCTGACTCAGCTCAGTCGAAAACCTATATAAAAATTCTATATGGCTTGTCTGAGGGAGAAGTGGAAGGTTTAGCCAACGGCTTGCAGTCAGTTTATCTGGAAGAAACACCGCTACAGAATCCGGCTGGTGGTTGGAACTTTGAGGATGTTCAGGCTGACTTTCGCCACGGTACCAATGATCAGGCTCACATCGAAGGCTTTCCGGATATCTCATCTGAAACTGCAATCAATGTTGAATTAAAGTCTGATACGCCTTGGGTTCGCTCACTTACCAATACTGATCTGGATGCAATCCGTTTGCGCTTTAAGTGGGGGCCATTGCGTCAGCAGAATGCTGATAATGGCGATGTAAAAGGCATCGTCATTCAGTATGCGATTGATCTACAAACTGATGGTGGCACATGGACTGAAGTTCTAAATACTCAAATCGCTGATAAAACTTCGGCAAATTATGAGCGTTCACATCGAATTGATTTACCAAAGGCAGATACAGGCTGGACAGTTCGTGTGCGTCGAATCACACCTAACTCAACATCTGAATACATCAGTGACAAGATGTATGTGGATGCATTGACTGAGGTAATCGATCTAAAACTCAGTTATCCGAATACCGCTTTGCTTGGCCTTCAATATGATGCCGAAACCTTTTCTAATGTGGCAAAAGTCGCGGTTGATTTAAAAGGTATCAAGCTTCAGGTTCCATCAAATTATGATCCGGTTGCACGCACTTATGCCGGGATGTGGGACGGCACTTTTAAGCGCGCCTATACCAATAATCCAGCCTGGATCTATTACGATATCTGCACCGCAAAACGCTATGCTCTGGGTGATCGATTAACGTCTACAATGTTGGATAAATGGTCTTTATATCGCCTTGCACAGTATTGCGACCAGATGGTGGATGATGGCAAAGGCGGAAAAGAGCCACGTTTTACCTGCAACGTCTATCTACAATCCACAGAAGATGCTTATACCATTTTGAGCAAGTTGGCAGGTGTATTCCGTGCAATCTCTTATTGGGATGGCAATTCAATTGTCTGTGATGCTGATATTCCGCAAGATACATACTTCACTTATACCCGCGCCAATGTCATTGATGGGAATTTTGAGTATGTTGGTAGTAGAGCAAAAGACCGTCACACTGTAGCGAAAGTAGCTTGGGATAATCCTGCAAATCACTACAAGACCGAATATGTTTATGTGCGTGATGAGAAAGCAATCGCCAGTCCGCTTGGTGTGCGTATCGTTGAGATTGATGCATGGGGTTGTACGAGTGAGGGGCAAGCGCAACGTGCAGGTCTTTGGGCGTTAAAGTCTGAGCAACTGGAAACTCGCACTGTATCTTTTAAAGTCGGTCTTGATGGTTATATCCCACAACCAGGTAAAGTGATTGAAATCGCAGACGAGCTTTTTGCAGGCCGTGCCAATGGTGGTCGTATTTCTGCTGTGAGTGCCGACCGTAAAATTATCACTTTAGATCGTGACGATGTGGTGTGCCGTGCGGGTGATCGACTGGTTGTAAACGGTGAAAACGGAAAAGCACAAGCTCGAATCGTATCGTCCGTAAGTGGTCGCAATATCACAGTTACAGTGGCGTTTGACTCTGTTGCAGCGGAAAATGTCTGGGTCGTTGATGCGCAAGATTTGAAAACCATGAAGTTTCGCGTCATGAGTATTACTCAAGACGACAAGCATCAGTTTTCAATCACTGGCTTGCAATATGAATCAGCCAAATATAATGCAATCGATTTCGGTGCTTTTATTGATGAGCGTCCAATTTCCATCATTAATCCAACAATTCAGGCACCCGTAGAGTCTGTATCAATCACTTCTGAAACTATGGTGCAGCAAGGCTTATCCATTGAAACTATGGCTATCTCATGGCCTCAAGCTCAAGGCGCAACCAAGTATCAGGTGGAATGGCGCAAGGATGATGGCACCTGGATTAAGTTGCCGATTACGGGTAGCAATTCTATTGAAGTGCAGGGCATTTATGCGGGTAATTACGAAGCGCGTGTGACAGCAATTTCAGCCTTTGATATTGCTTCCTTGCCAACGTATTCCATACTGACTGCACTGACTGGAAAACAAGGCTTGCCGCCTGCTTTAGCCAACATTGCAGCGACAGGCATCTTGTTTGGTTATCGCTTAGATTGGAATTTTCCTGCGGTTGGTGCGCTTGATACTGCTTATACGGAAATTGAAATTTCAAGCACAGCAAATGGTGCTAATGCAGCAACGCTTGGCTTATTTGCTTATCCAACAACTGTGCATGAAATTCAAGGCATGCAGCCGAATTTAACCCGCTGGTTCCGTGGTCGTTTGATTGACCGGATCGGAAACATTGGTCCATGGTCTGCACGTGTTAGTGCTACAACATCTGCGGATGCGTCAGCTGTACTCGATATTTTATCGAGGAAAATTACTGAGACTCAACTTCATCAAGACTTGCAAACCAAGATTGATAAGATCGACACGATTGCAGGCCTTGATGGTGATATTGGCAATTTAATCGATAATATTACTGCGGTACAAACTCAGGCAGATCAGCTAAATACTGCATTAAATCAGGAAACCCGTCAACGCATCTCGGCAGTGCAGGATCTGGATGATGGTTTAACGCAAGAGATTGAGGATCGCCAGACTGGTGATACTGCTAACCTGAACGCTTTGAATAACTACAAGAGCAGCAATGATCAGGCACTTGCAAATGTTCAGCAACAGGTAAACACAGCGGTAACCGCGACATCTGCAAATACACAAGCGGTTCAGGCGCTGGATAGCCGTGTAACTACAGCAGAGGGCAATGCAAATACTGCAAAAACCAATGCAGCTACCGCATTAACCAAGGCTGAAACCGCAACGACTCAGGCTGGATCAGCAGCAAGTCTAGCCAGTCAGGCCAGTGCAATTGCAAATCAGGCAGCCGATACAGCAGACACAGCAAATCAAACCGCTGCAACTGCCTTATCTACTGCGAATGTTGCTGCAACTCAATCGGGTGCCAATGCAACACGACTTGATGCGATTACATTGGAGTTAGGTGATAAGGCAACCACAGGTGCTCTATCGCAAACCAATGCCAAGGTTGCTGAGCATGAAGGGAAAATCAGCGCCAACACCACAAAGATTGATGGCGTATATGCACAGGTTAATCCGAAGTTAATTGGCTCAACTGAAGACCTGATTGGCTCAACCGAAGGCTTTGCGGGTGTCTGGTCTATTCAATCAGCATTGATTGAAGGTGATATGGCTCAGGCACAAAGAACCGATCAAGTTCTTGCAACGATTAGCGGAAATGATGCTTTATACAAGCAACAAATCAAAGCGAATGCTGATGCTGTTTCTGCAAACGTGAAAGCAACCACCACGCTTCAATCAACAGTTGGCCAAAACACCGCATCAATTCAGGAGGTCAGCCAGTCAGTAAATGGTCTTTATGCCCAGAAGTACATCAAACTCGACGTAAATGGAAAGGTCGCAGGTTGGGGCGGTGCTAACGATGGCAAAGAATCTAATTTCATTTTGAACTTTGATTCATTTGCGATTGGTTCTGGCAATAGCACAGGCTATTACCCATTTATATTCCGCAATACGCCATTCACTGATCCGGTGACGGGCACAGTGTTTCCTGTGTCCGCTTACTTAAAATCAGCAATGATGGACTATCAGTCTGTCAAAACTTCGCATATTGAAGATTTGGCAGTTAAGACTGCAAAGATTGATGATTTGGCGGTGACGACTGCGAAGATTGGTGATCTTCAGGTTGATACGCTTAAGATTAAAGACAATGCTGTTACGGTGCCGGTTGGTATTTTAATGCCAAGGCGCACGGCAAGCCCAACAAACTCAACAGCAAGCTCAAGTCAAGAGGCAAATATAGATGCAGTTGCTGCCGCTATAGGTGATCTTGCATCAATTAGTGTAACTCGGTCTGGCGGGAAGGTCAGGGTTGACGCAGGGGTTGTTGTCTCGGACATACGTGTCGGGGCTTATCCAGCGAACAATAATGATGGTGATTTTATTTATTTGTCGCTTGTATTGCTTAGAAATGGGGAGGTTGTTGCTAGGTATAAGTTTACAGAAGCGGCAATTGCATTATCAACTAAGACGTTTGACGGGTCGTATGTTATGCCTCCCTACATAGATAGTGCTGGGACAGGGCTAACAACGTATACATTGCGGATTGGATTTGCTATTGAAAAGGTAGGTGCGGTTGCCAATGTGCTGACCCCTCCAGTCTCTAGAACATCATATATTCAGTCCGCCTCACTTGCGCTTTTAGAGCTAAAGAAATGA
- a CDS encoding DUF4376 domain-containing protein, producing MTTIITRYGKPLFSIHGDAETIKLNTPEDCVAVDDPPSANMQYKDSEWMDLPPKPSDFYQFNYEVGEWIDPRTIDEIKAQKWAEIKSGRDSLEFSGFEFEGNIYDSDQVSQGRIMGAAAAGIDQVWTLADNTTVELSASQLQQLYAALQAHIANAHERGRIARQLIHEAETKEQVEAINL from the coding sequence ATGACCACTATTATTACACGGTATGGCAAACCCTTATTTAGCATACACGGGGATGCTGAAACTATTAAATTAAACACACCTGAAGATTGTGTGGCGGTTGACGACCCTCCATCTGCAAACATGCAGTACAAAGATAGTGAATGGATGGACCTGCCACCCAAACCATCAGATTTTTATCAATTTAACTATGAAGTAGGGGAGTGGATCGACCCCCGCACCATCGACGAAATCAAAGCCCAGAAATGGGCCGAGATTAAATCTGGGCGAGACAGTCTTGAGTTTAGCGGTTTTGAATTTGAGGGTAATATTTACGACTCAGATCAGGTTTCTCAAGGTCGAATTATGGGCGCGGCTGCTGCCGGGATAGATCAAGTCTGGACTTTAGCTGACAACACTACAGTTGAGTTAAGCGCATCACAGTTGCAGCAACTCTATGCCGCATTGCAAGCGCATATTGCAAACGCTCATGAACGTGGGCGTATCGCAAGGCAGTTAATCCATGAAGCCGAAACCAAAGAGCAGGTTGAAGCAATTAATTTATAG
- a CDS encoding coiled-coil domain-containing protein — protein sequence MSNDYSSDPPVATAGQLLAISDKINDISKSMDKLAEMPQKLDRMNMQLEQLNKEHQQTRNDLNQTRDNLQDDLDRAKSNFKSEIKQVRNEIDPKFKEMDMQIRVLHESKTKIDNTTSLVRFGGIFLAGLFVVAWNTQTSKTDTVNTQAMTNSQSIQVLEKQSDQLLRTVEEIRNKLYERNMREEK from the coding sequence ATGTCAAATGACTATTCATCTGACCCACCAGTAGCAACAGCAGGGCAGCTTCTTGCCATCTCAGACAAGATTAATGACATATCTAAAAGTATGGATAAGTTAGCTGAAATGCCCCAAAAGCTCGACCGTATGAATATGCAGTTAGAGCAACTCAATAAAGAGCATCAGCAGACCCGTAATGACTTAAATCAGACTCGGGACAATCTGCAAGATGATCTGGATCGAGCCAAGTCAAACTTTAAAAGCGAGATTAAGCAGGTTCGAAATGAGATCGATCCGAAGTTTAAAGAGATGGATATGCAGATCAGGGTGCTACATGAAAGCAAAACAAAGATTGATAACACCACAAGCCTTGTACGCTTTGGTGGCATTTTCTTAGCTGGCTTGTTTGTTGTTGCCTGGAATACGCAGACGAGCAAAACAGACACGGTAAACACTCAAGCCATGACCAACAGCCAATCCATCCAAGTTCTTGAAAAACAATCCGACCAACTTTTAAGAACAGTTGAAGAAATCCGCAACAAACTTTATGAACGAAATATGAGAGAGGAAAAATGA
- a CDS encoding lysozyme: MKHIFDFLRKISGGKLTQKQVDAADNLIATAYDDLNDVLGIATDEMHVSPSGVDLICNFEGLRLKAYDDGVGVWTIGFGTTKYPNGIRVKKGDTCTLDQAKAYMQNDLKSFEQTVNNTVKVPLNQNQFDALVSLAYNIGSTAFKNSTLVKRLNEGNYKAAANQFDVWVNAGGKRMQGLVNRRAAEKALFLK; the protein is encoded by the coding sequence ATGAAACACATTTTTGATTTCTTGCGAAAGATTAGTGGCGGCAAACTCACCCAGAAGCAGGTTGATGCTGCAGATAATCTGATTGCAACTGCCTATGACGATCTGAACGATGTATTAGGTATCGCCACAGATGAAATGCATGTGAGTCCAAGTGGAGTCGATTTGATCTGCAATTTTGAAGGTCTGCGACTGAAAGCCTATGATGATGGCGTAGGTGTATGGACTATTGGTTTCGGCACCACAAAATACCCAAATGGTATTCGTGTCAAAAAAGGGGATACCTGCACACTGGATCAAGCCAAAGCTTATATGCAGAACGATCTGAAATCATTTGAGCAGACTGTAAATAATACGGTCAAAGTTCCACTCAATCAGAATCAGTTCGATGCTTTAGTTTCACTGGCCTACAACATTGGATCAACTGCATTCAAAAATTCCACTTTGGTCAAACGATTGAATGAAGGAAATTATAAAGCTGCAGCCAATCAGTTTGATGTATGGGTGAATGCCGGTGGCAAGCGCATGCAAGGTCTGGTCAATCGCCGGGCTGCTGAAAAGGCCTTATTCTTAAAATGA
- a CDS encoding alpha/beta hydrolase family protein, which produces MSEFETLTLQCQDGYRLSARFYAAISETDKLPVLVCPATGITKQFYHQFCVWLQAQGYAVMVFDFRGIGDSLHGPLKNSKASIVQWGQLDIPAAIDALSTRTNAEKVILLGHSAGGQLLGIVPNHHKVAKVVAVSGSTGHVKGLKGKTKLLAPVMFNVIFPLARFTKGYGPTQAIGMGENLPKDVAREWAQFCSKPGYVINAIGKNIAPSHDYHAQVTCPITSIWSSDDEIATEANVKDLLRLYPNAKTQIIELRPKSYAYKNIGHMLMFKKSHQNLWPVIEQQLAV; this is translated from the coding sequence ATGTCTGAATTTGAAACATTGACTCTCCAGTGCCAAGATGGCTATCGCTTAAGTGCACGTTTTTATGCAGCTATTTCTGAAACTGACAAACTTCCAGTATTAGTCTGCCCGGCAACTGGCATTACTAAACAGTTTTATCATCAGTTTTGTGTGTGGTTACAAGCGCAAGGCTATGCGGTTATGGTCTTTGATTTCCGGGGGATTGGTGATTCACTACATGGCCCGTTGAAAAATTCAAAAGCCAGTATTGTGCAATGGGGTCAACTGGATATACCGGCCGCAATAGATGCTTTATCAACGCGTACTAATGCAGAAAAAGTGATACTACTTGGACATAGTGCCGGTGGTCAGCTTTTAGGAATCGTACCAAATCATCATAAAGTCGCAAAAGTGGTGGCTGTCTCTGGCTCTACCGGACATGTGAAAGGACTCAAAGGCAAAACCAAGTTACTTGCGCCAGTGATGTTTAATGTCATTTTCCCACTGGCACGCTTCACTAAAGGCTATGGCCCGACTCAAGCGATTGGTATGGGTGAAAACCTGCCGAAAGATGTAGCTCGCGAATGGGCGCAGTTCTGTAGTAAACCGGGTTATGTAATCAACGCGATTGGTAAAAATATTGCACCATCCCATGATTATCATGCTCAAGTCACCTGCCCGATTACCTCAATCTGGTCATCGGATGATGAAATTGCCACCGAAGCCAATGTGAAAGATTTACTACGTTTATATCCAAACGCAAAAACCCAGATAATTGAACTTAGACCTAAAAGTTATGCGTATAAAAACATTGGTCATATGCTGATGTTTAAAAAGTCGCATCAGAATTTATGGCCGGTGATTGAACAGCAATTGGCTGTTTAA
- the brnQ gene encoding branched-chain amino acid transport system II carrier protein, translated as MTSLRTRDIVALGFMTFALFIGAGNIIFPPIVAQQAGEHVWLAALGFLITAVGLPVITIIALSRVEGSIQALSSPLGKAASILLTVICYLAVGPLFATPRTATVSYEIGFSSYFGNESGSLLIYSIIYFAVVTIVSLYPNKILDTVGYFLSPLKIISLIILGVAAVMIPASNPPAAIDNYVTSPVTEGFVNGYLTMDTLGALVFGIVIVKAITSRGVTDKKLITKYAVNAGIISGIGLTLVYLSLFKLGLGSHEIAPNAANGAIILHAYVQHAFGDMGAYFLSGMIFIACMVTAIGLTCACAEYFSSLTKIPYKIFVFILVGFSLVISNLGLTKLIAVSVPVLSAIYPPAISVIMLSFCASFFKKPSHVIAPVTLVALIFGIFDGLKVAGFELPALLQNLPLSDQNLAWFIPSMIVLLITAVIDRIRN; from the coding sequence ATGACAAGTCTGCGTACCCGGGATATTGTCGCCCTAGGTTTTATGACCTTTGCACTATTTATTGGTGCGGGCAACATTATCTTCCCACCGATTGTGGCTCAACAAGCCGGTGAACACGTATGGCTCGCTGCTTTAGGTTTCCTTATTACAGCAGTCGGCTTACCCGTGATTACCATTATTGCGTTGTCTCGCGTTGAAGGTTCCATTCAGGCACTAAGCTCGCCTCTTGGCAAAGCAGCCAGCATCTTGCTGACTGTAATCTGTTACTTAGCTGTTGGCCCTTTATTTGCGACGCCGCGTACCGCAACCGTTTCTTATGAAATCGGTTTTTCATCTTACTTTGGTAATGAATCTGGCAGCCTGCTCATTTACAGCATCATCTATTTTGCTGTGGTGACCATCGTGTCCTTATATCCCAATAAGATTCTGGATACCGTCGGCTATTTCCTGTCGCCACTTAAAATTATTTCTTTGATCATTTTGGGTGTAGCAGCCGTGATGATTCCTGCCAGCAATCCGCCTGCAGCGATCGATAATTACGTTACCAGTCCAGTGACTGAAGGCTTCGTAAATGGTTATTTAACCATGGATACTTTGGGCGCTTTAGTTTTCGGTATTGTGATTGTTAAAGCCATTACTTCACGTGGTGTAACCGATAAAAAACTGATTACCAAATATGCAGTGAATGCCGGCATTATTTCTGGTATTGGTTTAACTCTGGTGTATTTAAGTCTGTTTAAACTTGGACTAGGTAGCCATGAGATTGCACCAAATGCAGCCAATGGTGCCATTATCCTGCATGCATATGTACAACATGCTTTTGGCGATATGGGTGCTTACTTCCTGTCCGGCATGATTTTTATTGCCTGTATGGTCACTGCAATTGGTCTGACCTGTGCCTGCGCTGAGTATTTTTCCAGCTTGACCAAAATTCCGTACAAGATCTTTGTATTTATTCTGGTGGGCTTCTCACTGGTGATTTCAAATCTGGGTTTAACCAAACTGATCGCTGTTTCGGTTCCAGTCTTAAGTGCGATTTATCCGCCTGCCATTAGCGTCATTATGCTGAGCTTCTGTGCAAGCTTCTTCAAGAAACCATCTCATGTGATTGCGCCAGTGACCCTGGTGGCCTTGATCTTTGGTATTTTTGATGGATTAAAAGTCGCTGGTTTTGAATTGCCTGCATTACTGCAAAATTTACCTCTATCAGATCAGAATCTGGCCTGGTTTATCCCGTCCATGATTGTATTGCTGATTACAGCTGTGATTGACCGTATTAGAAACTAA
- the map gene encoding type I methionyl aminopeptidase has protein sequence MRAPAISLKTEQDVEKLRISGRLAAEVLAMIGEHVKPGVTTEYLDDLCHDFIVNTLKVTPANIGYYGYTKTTCISPNEVVCHGIPSSKVVLQDGDIINIDVAIIKDGYFGDTSRMYYVGTPSPEAKRLVNTTYEAMVAGIHAVKPGATLGDIGYAIQTVAQREGYSIVREYCGHGIGKVYHEQPNILHYGQPGQGIKLVPGMVFTIEPMVNMGKARVKELKDGWTVVTTDKSWSAQWEHMVYVTETGFEVLSPWPEGTGEYPEI, from the coding sequence ATGCGCGCTCCAGCGATTAGTCTTAAAACTGAGCAAGATGTTGAAAAATTGCGGATATCTGGGCGTTTGGCTGCAGAGGTTTTAGCGATGATCGGGGAGCATGTCAAGCCAGGTGTCACCACTGAATATCTGGATGATCTCTGTCATGATTTTATTGTAAATACATTAAAGGTGACGCCAGCCAATATTGGCTATTATGGCTATACTAAAACCACCTGTATTTCACCGAATGAAGTGGTTTGTCACGGCATTCCATCATCGAAAGTCGTTCTGCAGGATGGCGATATTATCAATATTGATGTTGCCATTATTAAAGACGGTTATTTTGGTGATACAAGCCGGATGTACTATGTTGGAACTCCTTCTCCAGAAGCCAAGCGACTGGTCAATACCACCTATGAAGCCATGGTGGCCGGGATTCATGCGGTGAAGCCGGGCGCGACTCTAGGTGATATCGGCTATGCGATTCAAACGGTCGCACAGCGTGAAGGCTATTCCATCGTGCGCGAATATTGCGGTCACGGCATCGGTAAGGTCTATCACGAGCAGCCAAACATTCTGCATTACGGTCAGCCAGGTCAGGGCATTAAACTGGTTCCAGGCATGGTGTTTACCATTGAGCCGATGGTGAATATGGGAAAAGCCCGCGTCAAAGAGCTGAAAGATGGCTGGACTGTAGTCACCACGGATAAATCCTGGTCGGCGCAATGGGAACATATGGTCTATGTCACCGAAACCGGGTTTGAAGTCTTGTCGCCTTGGCCTGAAGGCACAGGTGAGTATCCGGAAATTTAA